The DNA region ATCGGCCGTCAATTGACGGAGCATCTGCTGGCAAGCGGGAAGGTCCTGAACTCATTGAGACCGAGCCTGCTATGGGACGCTGCTCGCGGCAGGTCCCGGAAGGTGGAAGAGGCGATTCCGATCCGCAGTGCTTTCTTGAGACGGCTTGCTCACCGGGACAGGATAACGGACGATGGTGTCTGGGGATGCAATTTCAGCATCGCGAAGGACCTCTTTCTTGCGATCAACGGCTGTGACGAAGATTTTCTTGACGGCTCCATCGAAGATAACGATCTCGGGATCAGGGTCTTGAACCAGGGTAAACAGGTCAAATCGGTCCGGGGTCTTGCCATCATTTTTCACTTGTGGCATCAGTCATCGTGGAGCTTTACGAATGAAAAATATCAGCACAATCTTGCTATATTAAAAAAACGGATAGCTGACAAGGAACCTTTCTGCAGGAACGGAATTAGGAAACGCTGAAAACCGTGATAGCAGCGAATCAAGAAAGCGGGGATACAGCGGGGATTATGAATTACAGTATGCGTCCCGCTTTTTCTTTCGCCTCTTTGATTTGACATAATATACATTATCGGACATTTTATAATATCACGTTAAGGTTTAATGTTAATCCATAAGATACTATTAATTTTATTAAAATTACTATTTAGCTTGCCAGGCAAGCCCATTCTCGCTACTGTCTTAAGGCTTCTCTTCATCCCAGCGATTAGCATGCCAACGATCACAATTTCATATTGGACGCGCCGATATATCTGCTCTAATCTCGGAAACATGAGTCCTGCGTTCATGACCCTGCAACGGTCGTGAAACCGGGCAGATCTCAGTTCAAGTTCTTACACTTAAAGTTCTTACACGGCATTCCAGGCGAAGCAGAAAGTGAGTGGCAGTATCAGCGGCAGGAGGAACCGGAAGCGGACCAGGATTTTTTTCTCATCAGTTTGACAGCTTACTTTTGCCCGATCTTCGGTTCGGTCCCGGACAGAAGGCGTTTCAGATTTTCACGATGACGGTAGTATATCATCCCAAAAATAAAGAGTGACAGCAGGCCCAAAGGCTGTGACGAGTGGAAGAAAACAAAGGACAGGAGCGGATATGCGGCAAAGGAGATAATCGCGGCAAGCGAGGAATAACGCCCAAGGATCGCCACTGCGAGCCAGACGGCGAGGCAAAGAATACCGATCAGGGGGACGGTAGCAAGTATGACACCGAAACTTGTTGCTACCCCCTTTCCGCCCTTGAAGTCGAGATAAACGGGATAATTATGGCCGAGCACGGCTGCCGCCGCGCATGAAACCGTGATCCAATCGTTTTGGAGCAGGAGCTTCGCGGCAAGGACCGGTATGTATCCTTTGAGGCAGTCGGCAAGGAGAGTCAGCGCCGCTGCCTTCTTCCCGGAGGCGCGCAGGACGTTTGTCGCGCCTATGTTGCCGCTGCCCACGGTCCGCACGTCGATATTCGAAAACAGCCTGCTGAATACGAGGCCGAAGGGTATAGCTCCGAACAGATAGGAAAACGCGATGGAGAAGAGTGGCGTGAGGGTAGTCATGGGTCAAGGTCCCTGTGATGCAGTTCCCAATGCCTTCGATCAGCGGTTCAATTTGCTCCAGTAGGCCATGAAATAGCGGACCGCCGAGTACAAAGCCAGAATCATTGCAACCCAGAGAGCAACTCTCCCCAAGTCCGTCATCCATCCCTTATCCAGGTAATAATCCAGAAGGAGCAGCAGGACGGCTGCGATCTGGGCTCCTACCTTGTATTTTCCGACCGTTTCCGAGGGGATTATCATCCCCTCGCTCGCAGCCATGGCGCGAAGACCGGTTACGGCGAACTCCCTGCCAATGATCACGATCGCAATCCAGGCGCGAACGACATCGGAGCGGAGTTCCACGAGGATGACGAGAGCCGACATGATTAATATCTTGTCCGCGATCGGGTCGAGCAGTTTCCCGATCCTGGTCACCTGCCCCCATTTCCGTGCCAGATACCCGTCCAGCCAGTCCGTCGCGGCAGCAAGGGAAAATACGATGCCCGCCACGAGGGCCCGTACCGGGCTCGGCTCCAACATGAGGATGATGAAGACCGGCACCGACAGAATCCTGCTCAGGGACAGTAGATTCGGTACGTTGAACAATTTCAAGGCTGTCTCCTCCACCTGCGGTGCATCCACACCCACTGCTCCGGATTCTCTCTGATACAATCCTCGATCCTTTTCGTCAGCATGGCCGTATTACTCACAATGTCCTTCTCATCGTCACCGGTCCTTACCAGTTCGAGCGGACCATCGAATCGGATGGTGTGACGGCCGTCCCGCCCGCGATGTATATAACCGAACAGGACCGGAGCGCCGAATTTGATGGCCATGGAGGCTGCTGCGGTCGGCGTCCGGGCCGGTTTGCCCATGAAATCCACGAAGGCGCTCTCTACATCCGTATCCTGGTCTATCAGGATGCCGAGAATGCGATTCTCCTTGAATACTCGGATCAATTCTCTGGACGCCCCTGGTCTCCCGCGAAGGATCGTCTTGACCCCCATGTCGCCGCGCAGGCGGACGATCATGTTGTTGACCTCCGGCGGTTCCAGGGGCGCCGCCACCACACTAACCGGATACTGGTCAGCCACGGCATGTGCCAGCAGCTCCCAGTTGCCCATGTGGCCCGTAACGACGACGACCCCTTTTCCTGCGCTGAGCGCGCTCCGCAGGCTTTCCCCTCCCTGAATGGTGACCATCCTGCGGAGGCGGCGAGGATTCACCAGCAGCACTTCAAAGAGGGACCGGCCGAGGTGCACAAAGCAAGCCCGGGCGATGCGCCGCACCCTGGCCGGGTTATCATCCCCGTATACGAACGAGAGATGCAGGTACGTCCGCGATCGTTCGCGGGGCAGAAGGTAATAGGCTGCAAGGCCGAGGCTGGCACCGCACCAAATCCCCATCCGGTAGGGCGTCGCGGCCGCCAGACAACGGAGGAATCGCAACGACCATGTGAGGAAGATGCGGTCCAGTTTCTTCCTGAAGGCGACTGTCCTTGTGATCATCGCCGCGGCACAACGCCCCGGCTTTTCAGAATGAAATTGATGACCTCGCGCACGGCCCCCCTGCCGCCATGAGCGCGCGTCACAAGCTGGACATGGGGCCGGACCGACGGGTCGGCATCGGCAACGGCAGCGGCGAGCCCAACCCGCTTGAAGATTGCTACATCAACCTCGTCGTCTCCAATATAGGCTACCTCCTCGTCGCTCAGTCCGTGCTTTGCTACCACGGCATCGTAGGCCGTCAGTTTGTCCTTGATGCCCTGGTGGACGTCCATGATGCCCAGTTCCCGTGCCCTGATATTGACCACTTCCGATTTTCTGCCGGTGATGATCCCGACGAGGACGCCCTCATTCTGCAGCAGTTTGATTCCGTGGCCGTCCCGCACATGGAACGCCTTGGTCTCGTTGCCCTGGTTGTCCAGAATGATCCTGCCGTCGGTCATTACACCGTCCACATCGAGGAGGAGCAGCTTTATTTTTTTCGCCTTTATTTTGAGGCGCTGGTCGGTTATCTGCATAGGGTTAGAGGGAGAGGAAATTCAACCGTTCGCGGTGGCGTTCTTCACGCGATGCCGGCTTTAAGCAGGTCATGGAGATGTATCACGCCTTCTGGTTTTGCGCTCTTGTCGGACACGATCAGGCAGGTGATGGAGTTCCTTTCCATCAGCGCAACGGCCTCTGCCGCGAGTGCGTCCTTGCTGGCGACCTTCGGGTTCCGCGTCATGATTTCCTTTGCCCGTTTGGACAGAAGATTATCCCCGCTCCGCTCCGTTTTTTCCATCCAGCGCCGGAGGTCGCCGTCGGTGATGACACCGACCAGGCTCCCGCCGGAGTCCACGACAGCGGTGACTCCCATTTTTTTCGATGAGATCTCGTAGATCGCGTCCTTGATCAGCGTTTCCTCGGACACGACCGGTATGTCGTCTCCCGTATGCATCAGGTCCCGGACGCGCAATAGCAGCTTTTTCCCGAGCGTTCCCCCCGGATGAAAGCAGGCAAAATCCTCTTCCTTGAAGCCCCGCTGTTCGAGCAGGGCTACGGCCAGAGCGTCTCCCATGGCAAGCGTGGCGGTCGTGCTCGCCGTTGGGGCGAGCCCCAGAGGACATGCTTCCTCTTTGACACCGACGTCGATCACGACGTCGCTGTTCTTCGCCAGCGTTGATTCGCTGTTTCCGGTGAACGCGATGATCCTGATACCCAGCCGCTTTAGCGACGGCAGCATCCTGGTCATTTCGTCGGTTTCGCCGCTGTTGGACAGGGCTATCACCGTGTCTCCCCGCATGACCATGCCGAGATCACCGTGAATACCTTCGGCCGGGTGCAGGAACAGTGCGGGAGTGCCGGTCGAGGCCAGGGTTGCCGCGATCTTTTTCCCGATCAGTCCGGACTTTCCCATTCCGGACACGACCACACGACCCTCACAGCTCAGGATCAGATTGACCGCCTGTTCGAACCGTTCATCGATCCGGTCGATGAGCGCCCCGATCGCTTCCGCTTCGATCCTGAGGACCCTTTTTGCCTGTTCTTTCATCATTTCACGATCCTGTCGATCTGCTGAACCTGCAGCAGCAGCGCGGGGAGATCATCGAGGCCCAGCATGTTCGGCCCGTCGCAGAGGGCCTTGTCGGGGCAGGCGTGCACTTCCATGAACAGGGCATCGACGCCTACTGCAGCGGCAGCCCGTGCCAGATGGGGTACGAACTTGCGGTCGCCCGATGATGCCGACCCCCCTGCCCCCGGCAGCTGCACGGAATGGGTGGCATCGAAAACCACGGGATAGCCCATGTCCCGGATGATCGGAATGGATCTCATATCCGCAACCAGATTGTTATAGCCGAAGGAGACTCCCCGCTCCGTGATGATGATCTTGTCGTTGCCGGTGGACGCCGCCTTCTCAGCTGCATTCCCGATGTCCCAGGGCGCCAGAAACTGTCCCTTTTTGATGTTGATGACCCTGCCCGTCCGTGCCGCCTCCATCACGAAATCGGTCTGTCTGCAGAGAAAAGCGGGGATCTGAATCACATCCAGCACATCGGCCGCCGGAGCGATCTCTTCGAACCGGTGGATATCGGACAGCACGGGAACATCAAGTTCCTTCGCCACCCGTCCGAGAATTGCCAGCCCCTCCTGCATCCCGGGGCCCCGGTAGGATTTGACCGAACTGCGGTTCGCCTTGTCGAAGGATGACTTGAAGATGAACGGAATGCCGAGTTCCCCGGTCATCCGTTTCAGCCGTATCGCCGCTTCCCGGGTGGACTCCTCCGACTCGATGACGCAGGGTCCGGCGATCAGCACAAAGGGCCCCTTGCCGCCAATAGATATGCGCCTGACGGTCACGGTCCGGGTCACGGCTGCCTCACCTGTTCCTTGTGCTTCAGCGATGCCTGGATGAACGCCGTGAAGAGCGGGTGCGGTTTGCGCGGCGTTGATTTGAACTCGGGATGGAACTGACAGCCCAGGAACCAGGGGTGGCCGCGAAGTTCCACGATCTCCACCAGTTCACCGTCCGGCGACGTGCCGCTGATGATCAGCCCGGCCTTCTTCAGGACGTCTTTATACCGGTTGTTGAACTCATACCGGTGGCGGTGCCGTTCGCTGATCTCAACCGCATGGTACGCCTCGTAGGCAAAGGTCCCCTGCTCGATCCTGCAGGGATAGGCGCCGAGGCGCATGCTGCCGCCCTTGTCGCACGACATGTCGCGCTTCTGCACCGTCTGAGACCGGTAATCGAACCACTGTTCGATCAGATAAATGACCGGGTCCGGCGTCTGCTGGTCGAACTCGGAGCTGTTCGCACTTTTGATGCCTGCCAGGCTCCGGGCCGTTTCAATGACGGCGCACTGCATGCCGAGGCAGATGCCAAAGTAAGGTATCTTCCGCTCCCGCGCATAGGCCACGGCAGCGATCTTTCCTTCGACCCCCCGGATCCCGAATCCGCCGGGTACCAGGATGCCGTCCATGCCCTTCAGCATCTCATGCGCTCCCCTGACCTCTATGTCCTCGGAGTCGACCCAGCAGATGTCGACCCTTGCATCGTTGGCGATGCCGCCATGGGTGAGCGCTTCGCAGAGGCTTTTGTACGCCTCCTTGAGATCGATGTACTTCCCGACCAGGGCAATGGTCACGTTCTTCGTGGGATGCTTGACGCGCCTGACGATCTCCTCCCACGGCTTCAAGTCGGTCTTCCCGGTCTTGAGTTCGAAGAACTCAACGATGCGGTCGTCAATCCCCTCCTCATGGAGGCGGAGAGGCACTTCATAGATGGTATCCACGTCCTGCGCCGTGATGACGGCGTTCTCCTCGACGTTGCAGAAGAGCGCGATCTTGCGCTTCATCTCCTTCGGGATGGGCCGGTCGCTCCGGCACACAAGGATGTTCGGCTGGATACCGATCGAAAGGAGCTCCTTGACGCTGTGCTGGGTGGGCTTGGTCTTGAGCTCGTCGGCTGCCTTGATGAACGGTACGAGCGTGAGATGGACATAGAGGACGTTCTGCCTCCCCAGACTGTACCGAAGCTGCCGGATGGCCTCAAGGAAGGGCAGGCTTTCGATGTCCCCGATCGTACCGCCGATCTCGACGATCACGACGTCCTCGTCATCAGCCAGGTCGGTGATGGCCCGCTTGATCTCGTCCGTGATGTGCGGCACGACCTGCACCGTACCGCCCAGATAATCGCCCCGCCGCTCCTTGCTGATGACGTTGAAGTAGATCCGGCCCGATGTGAAGTTATTCTTCTGGGCGGTGGTGACGCTGCCGTACCGTTCGTAATGGCCGAGATCGAGGTCCGTTTCGGCGCCGTCATCGGTCACGTAGACTTCGCCGTGCTGGAAGGGGCTCATGGTTCCGGGATCGACATTGATATAGGGATCGAGCTTGAGGAACGTGACTTTCAGCCCCCTGCTTTCCAGGAGCGCGCCGATGGATGCGGCGGCGAGTCCCTTCCCCAGAGAAGAGACGACGCCGCCGGTCACGAAAATATACTTGGTCGGAGACTTTTTCTTGTCCATGCCTATCGTTTACCTTCTTCCAAACATTTCAGTATTTTACTCAAATCCCCCGGGATGTCAACACCAAAGGACTCGTGTTCGGTCACAACGGTCTTGATCCGATGGCCCGATTCGAGGGCCCGGAGCTGTTCGAGCTTTTCCAGAAGTTCGAGCGGGGTCTGCCTCATTCCCGAATAACCAAGAAGAAAATCCCTGCGGTAGACGTACAGGCCGATGTGCTGGTACATCGGCGCGGTGAGGGGAAGGTCCCGGAGGGATCCATTCCCCGCCCAGCCGTCCCGGTCCCAGGGGATCGGCGCCCGGGAGAAATAGAGGGCGAATCCGTTCCCGTCAAAAACGACCTTGACGACGTTGGGATCAAAAGCGGTGCTGCGGTCAAGGATCCTCCTGCAGACGGTCCCCATGGGGATTGCGGGGTCGTCGACGAGCGGCCGCACTGCCTGGTCTATCATGTCGGGATGGATCAGTGGCTCGTCTCCCTGCACATTGACCACGATGTCGGCCTTTTCCGAGCGTGCAACCTCGGCAATCCGGTCCGTGCCCGTCTGGTGGCTGGCCGATGTCATGACGGCCTCGCCGCCAAAGGCCTCGACCGCCCGCAGGATCCGCTCATCATCCGTTGCCACAATGACCCTCGTCACGAGACGGGACAGCCTCGAGCGCTCGTAGACCCACTGGATCATGGGCTTATCCTTGATCGGGGCGAGCGCTTTTCCCGGAAATCGCGTTGAGCCGTACCGGGCTGGTATGATGGCTACGACCGAGGAAGATTTTGACATGTGCAATCAACCGGCAAAAGAAAGAACGACGGGAGATACTCCTGAAGCGAATGACACTGTTTCCCGATGGACGGTGAGAAAAGTCCTCGCAGAAACAAACTGGTGAAACTCTCGCAGAGTCGCAGCAATCAAGGAAGCTAGAGACTGCCGACTGTCAGCAAGCGATCCTGCAAGATCGGGAGCCGTTCCACTCGTGCTCAGCCCGAAGCATCCGGTACTGCGTTCCGTCCCGGTCTCGATACCATCAAGAACGGGACAGCTCTGCCTTGAAATGCTCGATTGTCCTCCCGAGCCCCTCGTCAACGGAGACCCCGGGGTTCCACCCCAATTTACTGCCGGCCAGCGTGATATCGGGCCTTCGCTGTGTTGGATCGTCGGCGGGGAGCGGTCTATGGATGATCTTCGAACGGGAACCGGTCATGGCGATGATCTTCTTCGCAAGGTCAAGGATGGTATACTCCTCGGGATTGCCCAGATTCACCGGGCCCGTGAAGTCCTCACTGCCCATCATCCGGATCATCCCGTCGATCAGATCGTCCACATAGCAGAAGGAGCGGGTCTGCGATCCTTCGCCGTAGACCGTTATATCCCTGCCCTGAAGCGCCTGGACGATGAAATTGCTCACGACCCTTCCGTCGTCGGCAAGCATGCGAGGGCCGTAGGTGTTGAAGATGCGCACGATCTTGACATCCACGCGGCTCTGGCGATGGTAGTCCATCATGAGCGTCTCGGCCGCGCGTTTGCCTTCGTCATAACAGCTGCGGATGCCGATGGGGTTCACATTGCCCCAGTACTCTTCCTTCTGGGGGTGGACGGCCGGGTCGCCATAGACCTCGGACGTGGACGCCAGCAGTATCCTGGCCTTCGTCCGCTTGGCGATTCCGAGCATGTTCAGGGTGCCCAGGATATTCGTTTTGATGGTTTTGACAGGATTGTACTGGTAATGGATCGGCGACGCAGGGCAGGCGAGATGATAGATCCGATCCACCTCAAGCAGGATCGGGAGCACGAGGTCATGCCGCACCAGTTCGAATGATGGGTTTTCGAGCATGTGGGTGATGTTCCTCTTCCTGCCCGTGAAGAAGTTGTCGAGGCAGAGCACCTCCTGCCCGTCCGCAAGCAACCGATCGCATAAATGCGAGCCCAGAAATCCGGCTCCGCCGGTAACCAGTATCCTCATGCACGTCTCCCCCTGATGAGATAATCTTCGATTGAAAAGGCCGCTGCTTCGATGCCCGCATTAATTGCCGGTCAGTTGTCCATGATGAACCCGCATATTCGTCTGAGGCTCTCCGATATGGGCCTCGCCGCCTCAGCAGTTACTGGTTCATTTCCTCCCGATCCCGTAGTACGTGAACCCCATCTTGCGAAGTTCATCCTGGTTGTAAATGTTCCTGCCATCGAAGATCACCGGCTTTTTCATGAGCCTCTTCATCTTCTTGAAATCCGGGGTCCGGAACTCGTTCCATTCTGTCACGACCGCCAGTGCGTCGGCGTCACGGAGCGCCTCGTAGCCGTCGCTCAGGATGACGATCCTCTTCTTGAATATTTTCCCCGCCTCATGCCCTGCAATGGGGTCGTGCGCCTTGACCACGGCTCCAGCTTTCAGCAGGCTGTTGATAACGACAACGGACGGGGCTTCCCGCATGTCGTCGGTTCGCGGCTTGAACGACAGTCCCCAGACCGCTATCGTAAGCCCGGCGAGCGGTTTCTTCGCGACCTTCCGTTTCGGAGCGCTCGATGCGAAGTGCCGCCGGATCAGTGACGAGAGAAGGCTTTTCTGGCTTTCGTTGACAGCCTCTACCGCCTTGAGCACCTTCGCGTCAACTCCGTATTCCTTCGCGGTCTGGACCAGCGCCTTCACGTCCTTCGGGAAACAGGAACCGCCGTAACCGACACCCGGGAAGAGGAATTCGAAGCCGATCCGGCGGTCATAGCCCATGCCTTTGCGCACACTGTCAATATCGGCGCCCAGCCCCGCGCAAATGACTGCCATCTCGTTGATGAAGGATATCTTGGTGGCGAGCATTGCATTGGAAACATACTTGGTCATTTCGGCGCTCCTGATGTCCATCACCAGGATCGGTTTTCCCGTCCGCACAAAGGGTGCATACATCTCCTGCATCAGCGCGGCCGCCTTGGGGCTCTCGGAGCCGATGACCACCCGGTCTGGCTTCATGAAGTCCTCTATTGCAGCACCCTCCTTCAGGAACTCCGGGTTGGACACCACATCAAACTTGTGCCGGGTCCTGGATGCAACCGCCGACCTCACCTTGTCGCCGGTGCCCACGGGAACCGTGCTCTTGTTGATGACTACCTTGTAGCCGTTCATGTGCCTGCCGACCTCGCTCGCCGCTCCCAGGACCCACTTCAGATCGGCAGAACCGTCTTCGCCGGGCGGCGTGCCGACGGCGATAAAAATAAAATCCGAACTGCGCACAGCATGGGCCATGTCCGTTGTGAAACTGAGCCGGCCGTGGCTCACGTTCCTCCTGATCAGTTCATCGAGCCCAGGCTCATAGATCGGCACCCGTCCGGCATTCAGCATATCGATCTTTTTCCCGTCGATATCCATGCAGATCACATCATTGCCGCTTTCGGCAAGGCAGGTGCCCGTCACGAGACCAACATAACCCGTGCCGATGACAGATATCCTCATAACGCTCCTTTTCCGTGAATCATCTGGTTGAGTAGTTTTTTTCTATCCAAGTCTGGTATGCACCGCTCCTGACACTGTCCACCCAGGCAGTGTTCTCCAGGAACCAGGCAACGGTGCTCTGCAGGCCGTGATCAAAATCGTGGTTCTGTTTCCAGCCGAGTCCGGACTTTATCTTATCGCAATTAATGGCATACCGGCGGTCATGGCCGGGGCGGTCGTTCACAAAGGTGATCAAATCGCGATACGCAGTAACAGGGTGTTTCCGGTTCCTGATCAAATCATTGTCCCTGGCCGGCCTGAGCGTCTCCAGGATGTCGCATATTTTCCGGACGACTTCGATATTTTCTTTTTCGCACTCGCCGCCGATGTTATAGGTCTCGCCCGGCATCCCCTTCTCCAAGACCGTCCATATCCCGCTGCAGTGGTCTTCAACATAGAGCCAGTCACGGACATTCTTCCCGTCACCGTACACCGGAAGCGGTTTTCCCTCGACCGCGTTCAGTATCGTGAGCGGAATCAGTTTCTCCGGGAAGTGATAGGGTCCGTAATTGTTCGAGCAGTTCGATATGGTCGCCGGCAGGCCGTAGGTATGATAGTAGGCCTTGACCAGGTGGTCCGATGCCGCCTTGGAAGCCGAGTAGGGACTGCGCGGGTCATAGGGCGTTGTCTCGAAAAAAGATCCCCTATCACCGAGAGAACCGTAGACTTCGTCGGTGCTGATGTGGTGGAAACGGACATCCCCCCTCCCCGCCCAGAGCTCCCGGACGGCTTCGAGCAGCGTGAACGTGCCGTTGATATTCGTTTCCACGAAGTCCTTCGGCCCGAAGATGGACCGGTCAACATGGCTTTCAGCGGCAAAGTGGACGATCACGCTGATCCCGTATCGCGTGATGACCTCTTTCACCCTCCCGAAGTCGCAGATGTCACCGCGCTCGAAGAAATAGCTTCTGCCCCCGAATTCACGCTCAATCTCCGCAAGGCTCATCAGGTTCCCGGCATAGGTCAGCTTGTCATAATTGACGATCCTGCCGCTGAACGCGCTGTTCCCGAGGACAAAGCGAATGAAGTTCGAGCCGATGAATCCCGCTCCGCCGGTGACGAGAATGCTGGACGCGGACGGTATAAGCCCGGCAGGGCCGGGAACGCTTTTCCTGTTCATGCTCATAGGACTTATGCCTGATCCTTCAGGAAGGACCGGACCGATTCCTCCCACGATGGAATGCCGATACCCAGGGTCCTGGCGATGGCGTCATTCGTCATTGCCGAGAATTTTGGCCGTGCCGCCGGCAAATTGAACGAATCCATCGACACGGGCCGTATGAATTTGCTGCTGTTGAGGGTAGCGAGGATAAGCTTCGCCCACTCATACCGGGAACAAAACCCGGAGTTGGTCAGATGATACCGGCCGGTCAAACCCTGGGCGATTGCCTTCAGCGTGCAGTCCACAACGGTCCTGGTATGGGTCGGCACCGAGAACTCATCACAAGCGATCTTCAGATATTCGCTGCTCTCCGCCCAGGTCCGGAGCTTGTAGATGAAATTCTGTTTGCCGGCACCGAACACCCAGCTGAGGCGCAGGATCAGGTGCCGGGGACAGGCCTGCTCGACCCGTTCTTCTCCCGAAAGCTTGCTCTGACCGTATACGTTCAGCGGGTTGACCGGGTCTTCTTCCGCATAGAGCCCCCGTTCTTTCAATCCGTCAAAAACATAATCAGAACCGAAATGCACGATCACAGCCTGATGGTCCGCGGCCGCACGGGCGAGATGTTCAGGGCCCGCGGAATTGACGGCGAAGGCCTTCTCCCCCTCCTGCTCCGCCTTGTCCACGAGGTTATAGGCGGCACAGTTGAGGATGACACCGGGTTTCCAGGAGGCGACAGCTTCGGCGACACAATGAGAGTCCGTGATGTCGAGCTGCGCCTCGTCAGGGGCGGCATAGGCTATCCCCTGTTTCTCAAAACGCCCGATGAATTCCTGGGCCAGCTGACCGTTTTTCCCCGTGATGAGATATTTCATAGCACATCATCTGATGGTGAAATTGTTGTCGCAGTCCCTGAGCCGGGGATGGATCTTATCCTTGCCGGAGAGCGTCG from Nitrospirota bacterium includes:
- a CDS encoding UDP-glucuronic acid decarboxylase family protein: MRILVTGGAGFLGSHLCDRLLADGQEVLCLDNFFTGRKRNITHMLENPSFELVRHDLVLPILLEVDRIYHLACPASPIHYQYNPVKTIKTNILGTLNMLGIAKRTKARILLASTSEVYGDPAVHPQKEEYWGNVNPIGIRSCYDEGKRAAETLMMDYHRQSRVDVKIVRIFNTYGPRMLADDGRVVSNFIVQALQGRDITVYGEGSQTRSFCYVDDLIDGMIRMMGSEDFTGPVNLGNPEEYTILDLAKKIIAMTGSRSKIIHRPLPADDPTQRRPDITLAGSKLGWNPGVSVDEGLGRTIEHFKAELSRS
- a CDS encoding UDP-glucose/GDP-mannose dehydrogenase family protein; translation: MRISVIGTGYVGLVTGTCLAESGNDVICMDIDGKKIDMLNAGRVPIYEPGLDELIRRNVSHGRLSFTTDMAHAVRSSDFIFIAVGTPPGEDGSADLKWVLGAASEVGRHMNGYKVVINKSTVPVGTGDKVRSAVASRTRHKFDVVSNPEFLKEGAAIEDFMKPDRVVIGSESPKAAALMQEMYAPFVRTGKPILVMDIRSAEMTKYVSNAMLATKISFINEMAVICAGLGADIDSVRKGMGYDRRIGFEFLFPGVGYGGSCFPKDVKALVQTAKEYGVDAKVLKAVEAVNESQKSLLSSLIRRHFASSAPKRKVAKKPLAGLTIAVWGLSFKPRTDDMREAPSVVVINSLLKAGAVVKAHDPIAGHEAGKIFKKRIVILSDGYEALRDADALAVVTEWNEFRTPDFKKMKRLMKKPVIFDGRNIYNQDELRKMGFTYYGIGRK
- the rfbB gene encoding dTDP-glucose 4,6-dehydratase, which gives rise to MNRKSVPGPAGLIPSASSILVTGGAGFIGSNFIRFVLGNSAFSGRIVNYDKLTYAGNLMSLAEIEREFGGRSYFFERGDICDFGRVKEVITRYGISVIVHFAAESHVDRSIFGPKDFVETNINGTFTLLEAVRELWAGRGDVRFHHISTDEVYGSLGDRGSFFETTPYDPRSPYSASKAASDHLVKAYYHTYGLPATISNCSNNYGPYHFPEKLIPLTILNAVEGKPLPVYGDGKNVRDWLYVEDHCSGIWTVLEKGMPGETYNIGGECEKENIEVVRKICDILETLRPARDNDLIRNRKHPVTAYRDLITFVNDRPGHDRRYAINCDKIKSGLGWKQNHDFDHGLQSTVAWFLENTAWVDSVRSGAYQTWIEKNYSTR
- the rfbD gene encoding dTDP-4-dehydrorhamnose reductase codes for the protein MKYLITGKNGQLAQEFIGRFEKQGIAYAAPDEAQLDITDSHCVAEAVASWKPGVILNCAAYNLVDKAEQEGEKAFAVNSAGPEHLARAAADHQAVIVHFGSDYVFDGLKERGLYAEEDPVNPLNVYGQSKLSGEERVEQACPRHLILRLSWVFGAGKQNFIYKLRTWAESSEYLKIACDEFSVPTHTRTVVDCTLKAIAQGLTGRYHLTNSGFCSRYEWAKLILATLNSSKFIRPVSMDSFNLPAARPKFSAMTNDAIARTLGIGIPSWEESVRSFLKDQA